The genomic stretch TTTAACCTAACAGCGCGCTGAAAAGCCACGCAAGAAGGAAATCAACCAGTCCCAGATAAAGCGACACGCACAGCGTGAACACTATTACGACTAGCGTCCAGTACCATATTTGTCTGCGCGTAGGCCATGTAACTTTTTTGAGTTCGGCTTTGGCTTCACGGATGAAGTTCATTAGCGAAGACATTTTTGTGGGTTTCTCTGCTGATGATTTTGCCATTTGCTTTGTCCTTATAATAACGAAATGGCAGGCCCGGCAGGACTCGAACCTGCAGCCCCCGGTTTTGGAGACCAGTGCTCTGCCAATTGAGCCACGGACCTGCGTGAAAATTACGGGCTGAATTTTACAACAGGCTTAATCTTTTGGCAACACTACTT from Synergistaceae bacterium encodes the following:
- the secE gene encoding preprotein translocase subunit SecE; translated protein: MAKSSAEKPTKMSSLMNFIREAKAELKKVTWPTRRQIWYWTLVVIVFTLCVSLYLGLVDFLLAWLFSALLG